In Apium graveolens cultivar Ventura chromosome 10, ASM990537v1, whole genome shotgun sequence, the following are encoded in one genomic region:
- the LOC141691874 gene encoding uncharacterized protein LOC141691874, which translates to MERYRVNHRVATAYHPQTNGHAEVSNQEIKRILEKVVSPSRKDWSLKLDEAVWAYRTTFKTPLGMSHFQLVYGKACNLPAELEHKAYWALKKLNLDMSTAGEKRVLQINELDEFRLQAYENNKLYKKKVKRWHDRRLVHKSFVSSQQVLLFNSRLRLFPGKLKSRWSGLFIVKTVFPHGAVEIFDKHLDQAFKVNGQRLKHYYGDTANREAVTAMLVTT; encoded by the coding sequence ATGGAAAGGTATCGTGTGAATCATCGTGTCGCCacagcttatcatcctcaaactaatgggcaTGCTGAAGTCTCTAATCAAGAGATCAAGCGAATCTTGGAGAAGGTTGTgagtccgtcaaggaaggattggtcattgaagctagatgaagctgTATGGGCCTACAGAACAACATTCAAGACTCCTCTAGGAATGTCGCATTTCcagttggtgtatggtaaggCGTGTAATCTACCTGCTGAGTTAGaacataaagcgtattgggctttgaagaagctaAATCTTGACATGTCAACTGCTGGAGAAAAGAGAGTGCTTCAAAttaatgaactcgatgagtttcgtctacaggcttatgagaacaacaagtTATACAAGAAGAAGGTCAAGAGATGGCATGATAGGAGGTTAGTGCACAAGTCATTTGTGTCTAGTCAGCAAGTCCTACTTTTTAACTCTCGTCTCAGACTTTTTCCAGGAAAGCttaagtcaaggtggtcaggtcTGTTCATAGTCAagactgtgtttccacatggtgCAGTGGAGATTTTTGATAAGCATCTGGACCAAGCATttaaggttaatggtcagagattgaagcattactatggtgatacGGCGAACCGCGAGGCGGTGACCGCCATGCTTGTTACGACTTGA
- the LOC141691875 gene encoding uncharacterized protein LOC141691875, whose translation MSSYAKFMKGILSRKLKLEELKIVALTEECSALLQQKLPPKLKDPGSFTIQYTIGELSFDKCLCDLGARINLMSLSVSRKLGLPDPKPTNMSLQLADRSITYPRECLAVFKSLKKSLTTIPVITALDWDEPFEMMCDASDFAVRDVLGQNKKNIFRVVYYASKTLHGA comes from the exons ATGtcgagctatgctaagttcatgaagggtatttTATCTCGGAAGTTGAAGCTTGAGGAGTTGAAAAttgttgctctaacggaagagtgcagtgcgcTGCTGCAACAGAAACTGCCTCCtaaacttaaagatccaggaagcttcacgatacAATACACCATTGGAGAGTTATCTttcgacaagtgtttgtgtgacttgggagctagaaTCAATCTGATGTCATTATCTGTCTCCAGGAaacttggtctgcctgatccaaaacctacaAACATGTCCTTACAACTGGCTGATCGGTCCATCACTTATCcgcgag aatgtTTAGCTGttttcaagagtttgaaaaagaGTTTGACTACAATACCTGTAATTACTGCACTTGATTGGGATGAGCCCttcgagatgatgtgtgatgctagcGACTTTGCAGTTAGAGATGTTCTTGGTCAGAATAAGAAGAACATTTTCCGtgtggtttactatgctagtaaaacccTTCATGGTGCTTAG